One Avibacterium avium genomic window carries:
- a CDS encoding uroporphyrinogen-III C-methyltransferase — MGKNRLTESSPVQPVQQEVEQHEVGKEVEQEPTVQTSQQQASQESEANPQSTEQNELEAQQDTDSNQAQVTEEQTTMKEKEQTQERDELSQQAKSSETEASQSAAEPQTVIVKKGGTGVAILALLVALGLGGAGYYFAEQHLTKVQGRLTALEQRAVPANVQGLMDSDLAALKQDQAKIAQLAQTSQSTNDKLTALEKMVEIKDQQITSLQNQVKNLSNAQKTAQPNDWLLSEADFLLNNALRKLVLDNDVDTAVSLLKVADETLSKVSDPRAMQVRSAINADLKQLLSVNNIDQNAIMQRLSQLANNVDELTVLNVNFDVPNPANEKLSGSWEDWKENAEKSATSFLNHFIRVTPKNAESKALLAPNQDIYLRENIRLRLQLAIMAVPRQQNDLYKQSLETVASWVRSYFDTNTEVAKTFLNEVDELAEQSIYVDVPTQLSSLNMLDKLLNKPSQEVQKIEISVDKDVAKETAQEAKATPAEQPEADKAENNTAQSDESQSEKPSENQADTEKQPDAEHKSAVENSDKPEQTQQ, encoded by the coding sequence ATGGGGAAAAATCGTTTAACGGAAAGCTCGCCCGTACAGCCCGTACAGCAAGAAGTCGAACAACACGAAGTAGGAAAAGAAGTAGAACAAGAACCTACTGTTCAAACCAGCCAACAGCAAGCAAGCCAAGAAAGCGAAGCGAATCCCCAAAGCACAGAACAAAATGAGCTGGAAGCACAGCAGGACACCGATTCAAATCAAGCCCAAGTAACGGAAGAGCAAACAACAATGAAAGAAAAAGAGCAAACCCAAGAACGCGATGAATTATCGCAACAAGCGAAATCCTCTGAAACAGAAGCAAGCCAATCAGCTGCTGAGCCACAAACCGTCATTGTTAAAAAAGGCGGTACGGGTGTGGCGATTTTAGCCTTATTGGTAGCGTTAGGCCTAGGTGGCGCAGGGTATTATTTTGCGGAACAGCATTTAACCAAAGTGCAAGGCCGATTAACTGCGCTAGAACAACGCGCTGTGCCAGCCAACGTACAGGGCTTGATGGATAGCGATTTAGCCGCATTAAAACAAGATCAAGCAAAAATTGCACAGCTTGCCCAAACTAGCCAGTCCACCAACGATAAATTAACGGCGTTAGAAAAAATGGTGGAAATCAAGGATCAACAAATCACTTCATTACAAAATCAAGTTAAGAATTTAAGTAATGCACAGAAAACGGCACAGCCGAATGATTGGTTGCTTTCTGAAGCGGATTTCTTATTAAACAATGCGTTACGCAAATTAGTGCTAGATAATGATGTGGATACCGCGGTTTCGCTATTAAAAGTGGCTGATGAAACCTTAAGTAAGGTGTCTGATCCGCGAGCAATGCAAGTGCGTAGCGCCATTAATGCAGATTTAAAACAGCTATTGTCGGTGAACAATATCGATCAAAACGCCATTATGCAACGCCTTTCTCAGCTGGCAAATAACGTGGACGAACTCACCGTGCTAAACGTGAATTTTGATGTTCCAAATCCCGCTAACGAAAAATTAAGTGGTTCTTGGGAAGATTGGAAAGAAAATGCCGAGAAAAGTGCGACCTCTTTCTTAAATCATTTTATTCGCGTTACACCAAAAAATGCCGAAAGCAAAGCCTTGCTTGCGCCAAACCAAGATATTTATTTGCGTGAAAACATTCGTTTACGCTTACAGCTAGCGATTATGGCGGTGCCACGTCAGCAAAATGATTTGTATAAACAATCTTTAGAAACTGTGGCATCTTGGGTGAGAAGTTATTTCGATACCAACACGGAAGTGGCAAAAACTTTCTTAAATGAAGTGGACGAGCTGGCGGAACAATCTATTTATGTCGATGTGCCAACTCAACTTAGCAGCTTAAATATGCTAGATAAACTGCTGAATAAACCATCACAAGAAGTGCAGAAAATTGAAATTTCCGTAGATAAAGATGTGGCTAAAGAAACGGCACAAGAGGCGAAAGCCACCCCTGCAGAACAACCAGAAGCAGACAAAGCTGAAAACAACACAGCGCAAAGCGATGAAAGCCAAAGTGAAAAGCCGAGCGAAAATCAAGCTGACACAGAAAAACAACCTGATGCAGAACATAAAAGTGCGGTAGAAAATTCTGACAAACCTGAGCAAACACAACAGTAG
- a CDS encoding uroporphyrinogen-III synthase, translated as MAVLVTRPDEKGKQLVEMLAKAGIAAIHFPLFSIQAGRELNDLPRQLNQLNTGDYVFVVSQNAVTYSAESLKQAGFQWRADLHYFTVGQRTAQVFSSQTEQNIHYPFQQETSEGVLSLSAMKNLHDKTILILRGNGGRAFFAEQASLRGATIQTLECYRREPLIYDKAEQVSMLKRAGISEIVVTSEEILRSLLDFVPKNEHNWLMSCGLITISERIAHFAQEKGWQNVRISPKANNSSMLNAVLQRNEV; from the coding sequence ATGGCAGTGTTGGTTACGCGCCCTGATGAAAAGGGCAAGCAACTGGTGGAAATGCTTGCAAAGGCAGGCATTGCAGCCATTCATTTTCCGCTCTTTTCCATTCAGGCTGGGCGTGAACTGAATGATTTACCCCGTCAGCTTAATCAACTCAACACCGGCGATTACGTTTTTGTGGTATCGCAAAATGCGGTAACTTACAGCGCAGAAAGCCTGAAGCAAGCCGGCTTTCAATGGCGAGCAGATTTACATTATTTTACGGTCGGACAGCGAACCGCGCAGGTCTTTTCCAGTCAAACAGAACAGAATATTCATTATCCTTTTCAACAAGAAACCAGTGAGGGCGTGCTTTCTTTATCGGCAATGAAAAATTTGCACGATAAAACCATTTTGATTTTACGCGGTAATGGTGGGCGAGCATTTTTTGCGGAACAAGCCAGTTTACGAGGGGCGACAATTCAAACCTTGGAATGTTACCGCCGCGAACCGCTGATTTATGATAAGGCAGAGCAAGTGAGTATGTTAAAACGCGCTGGAATCAGTGAAATTGTGGTAACGAGTGAAGAAATTTTGCGTTCATTGCTGGATTTTGTGCCAAAAAATGAACATAATTGGTTAATGTCTTGTGGATTAATTACAATTAGCGAAAGAATTGCTCATTTCGCCCAAGAAAAAGGGTGGCAAAACGTGCGTATTTCGCCAAAAGCAAATAATTCATCAATGTTAAATGCGGTATTGCAACGAAATGAAGTTTAA
- the hemC gene encoding hydroxymethylbilane synthase, producing MTTKKLLKIATRRSPLALWQANYIKDRLTQLYPQLTVELVPMVTKGDVILDTPLAKIGGKGLFVKELENALLNGEADIAVHSMKDVPMQFPAGLGLSVICKREDPRDAFVSNSYRTLDELPEGAVVGTSSLRRQCQLKALRPDLNIQSLRGNVGTRLSKLDNGDYDAIILASAGLIRLGMADRIASFIDTETSLPAAGQGAVGIECRTDDLETQQLLAPLADAETTACVLAERAMNNHLQGGCQVPIAGYAVIRDNQLYLKALVGKTDGSLIIRAENQSAVENSQELGVQVAESLLKQGADEILQALGI from the coding sequence ATGACGACAAAAAAACTACTCAAAATCGCCACGCGCCGTAGCCCTTTGGCATTATGGCAAGCTAACTATATTAAAGATCGTTTAACTCAATTATATCCACAACTTACGGTGGAGCTTGTGCCAATGGTTACCAAAGGCGATGTGATTTTAGACACGCCTTTAGCCAAAATTGGCGGCAAAGGCTTGTTCGTCAAAGAGTTAGAGAACGCCTTATTAAATGGCGAAGCGGATATTGCGGTGCATTCAATGAAAGATGTGCCAATGCAATTTCCTGCAGGATTAGGCTTGAGCGTGATTTGTAAACGTGAAGATCCGCGCGATGCATTTGTGTCAAATTCTTACCGCACTTTAGATGAGCTACCTGAAGGCGCGGTGGTAGGAACATCAAGTTTACGCCGCCAGTGTCAGCTGAAAGCCTTACGTCCAGATTTGAATATTCAATCCTTGCGTGGCAATGTGGGAACACGCTTGAGCAAATTAGATAACGGCGATTACGATGCCATTATTTTGGCTTCCGCAGGCTTAATTCGCTTAGGAATGGCCGATCGCATCGCTTCTTTCATTGATACCGAAACTTCTTTACCCGCAGCAGGGCAAGGTGCGGTGGGCATTGAATGTCGCACCGATGATCTAGAAACCCAACAATTATTAGCGCCATTGGCAGATGCCGAAACCACCGCCTGTGTGTTAGCAGAACGTGCAATGAATAACCACTTACAAGGTGGTTGCCAAGTACCCATCGCAGGCTATGCGGTAATTCGCGATAACCAGCTTTATCTCAAAGCCTTGGTAGGCAAAACAGACGGCAGCTTAATCATTCGTGCAGAAAATCAAAGTGCGGTGGAAAATTCACAAGAATTAGGCGTGCAAGTGGCAGAAAGCCTGTTAAAACAAGGGGCTGATGAAATTTTACAAGCCCTTGGTATTTGA
- a CDS encoding class I adenylate cyclase translates to MNYDINSAKKQVEYLDKVRFERAISGTSQKFKQVFQTISLLLHLNHEKLPGYIENAPAGIADFKLSDYQQDFLIRQFDFTEQDIKNSLFSHRTCAPILGVYVMGSIASISQTSISDLDIWVCHLENISAADRNLLHKKMDALQQWALTLGIEINLYPMDQNRFRCFRYADPLTAENCGSAQYMLLLDEFYRSAIRLAGKPLLWLHLAVENEKDYENEVARLIEEKVINPDDWVDFGGLGAFSANEYFGASLWQLYKGIDSPYKSVLKILLLETYSADYPDTYLIAQEFKARLLNGDKKHHFDPYLTMLDRVTNYLIGLKDLQRLEFVRRCFYIKANEYNSNVEKNTWRLSQLQNLARTWGWPKELVQELNQRACWKIKRVRESHNNLIKFLMFSYRHLVQFARKYKVNSSIMPQDISILTRKLYTAFEELPGKITLLNAMISSDLSEANLTFIEVKNNRTFKNGWYLVNQTPDIRGFEQARYVEYSENLNKLVAWAYFNRLLTPKTDLHIFSANVNQQKLRHFVTDLRLSLPVSVPVVSNNELNHNCEIKHLVVAINLTADPTANLSEVKTSIVASDLFSFGSDEKSLVGSIDLTYRNLWNEIRTLHFEGPNAILLALKVLSNKIYRGSTPPKSVNVFCYSQYYQKTLRNIVTALVNKCINIQVGVSDAPQNNLLRVAGKNWQFFFEDRGISLQEISPSTLLDNDDFNVELQDAIDNKEALQIHKQYPYEIDAFASEGFLQFFFENNLDHTFNVYILDEANHIEIYRNCEGQKEQKINEINHIYQSAGLDGNSNPYKIVQKNFNYPQFYQLLPKENGITIVPFHSRLVSS, encoded by the coding sequence TTGAATTACGATATTAATAGTGCTAAAAAGCAAGTGGAATATCTTGATAAAGTGCGTTTTGAACGCGCAATTTCAGGGACATCTCAGAAATTTAAGCAAGTATTTCAAACAATTAGCTTGTTATTGCATCTCAATCACGAAAAATTACCAGGTTATATTGAAAATGCGCCAGCAGGGATTGCTGATTTTAAATTGTCAGACTATCAACAAGATTTCCTAATTAGACAATTTGATTTCACGGAACAGGATATAAAAAACTCGCTATTTTCACACCGCACTTGCGCGCCTATTTTAGGTGTGTATGTGATGGGAAGCATTGCCTCAATCAGCCAAACGTCCATTTCTGATTTGGATATTTGGGTGTGTCATTTAGAAAATATCAGCGCAGCTGATCGCAACTTATTGCACAAAAAAATGGACGCCTTGCAGCAATGGGCTTTAACCTTAGGGATCGAAATTAATCTTTACCCAATGGATCAAAATCGCTTCCGCTGCTTTCGTTATGCCGATCCTTTAACCGCAGAAAATTGTGGTTCAGCACAATATATGCTGCTGCTTGATGAATTTTATCGTTCCGCTATTCGCCTTGCGGGTAAACCCCTATTGTGGCTACATTTAGCGGTAGAAAACGAAAAAGATTACGAAAATGAAGTGGCTCGTTTAATCGAAGAAAAGGTGATCAATCCTGATGATTGGGTGGATTTTGGCGGCTTAGGAGCATTTTCTGCCAATGAATATTTTGGTGCAAGTTTATGGCAACTCTACAAGGGGATCGATTCGCCTTATAAATCCGTCTTAAAAATTTTATTGCTAGAAACCTATTCAGCGGATTATCCCGACACTTACCTTATCGCGCAAGAATTTAAAGCTCGCTTGCTTAATGGAGATAAAAAACATCACTTTGATCCTTATCTCACAATGCTTGATCGCGTAACTAACTATTTGATTGGCTTAAAAGATTTGCAGCGTTTAGAGTTTGTTCGCCGTTGTTTTTACATTAAAGCCAATGAATATAACAGCAATGTAGAAAAAAATACGTGGCGACTTTCTCAATTGCAAAATTTAGCCAGAACTTGGGGCTGGCCGAAAGAATTAGTGCAAGAGCTGAATCAACGGGCGTGCTGGAAAATCAAACGGGTGCGAGAAAGTCATAATAATTTAATCAAATTCCTAATGTTTAGCTATCGCCATTTGGTGCAATTTGCCCGCAAATATAAGGTGAATTCCAGCATAATGCCGCAAGATATTAGCATTTTAACCCGTAAACTTTATACCGCCTTTGAAGAGTTACCGGGCAAAATCACCTTACTCAATGCAATGATTTCCTCTGATTTATCCGAAGCTAATCTGACATTTATTGAGGTAAAAAACAACCGCACTTTCAAAAATGGCTGGTATTTAGTCAATCAGACGCCAGATATTCGTGGTTTTGAGCAAGCACGCTATGTTGAATATAGTGAGAACTTAAATAAATTGGTGGCGTGGGCTTATTTCAATCGGCTACTTACGCCCAAAACCGATTTGCATATTTTCAGTGCAAATGTGAACCAACAAAAATTACGTCATTTTGTTACTGATTTACGCCTTTCCTTGCCTGTTTCAGTGCCCGTAGTGAGCAATAATGAATTAAATCATAATTGTGAAATTAAACATTTAGTGGTGGCGATAAATCTTACCGCTGATCCCACGGCAAATTTATCCGAGGTAAAAACCTCGATTGTTGCCAGTGATTTATTTAGCTTTGGTTCGGATGAGAAAAGTTTAGTGGGCAGTATTGATCTCACTTATCGTAATCTATGGAATGAAATTCGTACCTTGCATTTTGAAGGGCCTAATGCGATCTTACTCGCCTTAAAAGTGCTATCTAATAAAATTTATCGTGGCTCCACCCCACCAAAAAGTGTAAATGTGTTTTGCTATAGTCAATATTACCAAAAAACACTACGTAACATTGTTACCGCACTCGTGAATAAATGTATAAATATTCAAGTTGGGGTAAGTGATGCACCACAAAATAATTTATTGCGTGTTGCAGGCAAAAACTGGCAATTTTTCTTTGAAGATCGTGGAATCAGTTTGCAAGAAATCTCTCCTTCAACCCTTCTTGATAACGATGATTTCAACGTAGAATTACAAGATGCCATTGATAATAAGGAAGCATTGCAAATCCACAAGCAGTATCCTTACGAAATTGATGCTTTTGCCAGTGAAGGCTTTTTACAATTTTTCTTTGAAAATAACTTGGATCACACCTTTAACGTCTATATTTTAGATGAGGCTAATCATATTGAGATTTATCGTAACTGCGAAGGACAAAAAGAGCAGAAAATTAATGAGATAAATCATATTTATCAATCTGCGGGCTTGGATGGAAACAGTAATCCGTATAAAATTGTGCAGAAAAATTTTAACTACCCACAGTTTTATCAATTGTTACCAAAAGAAAATGGCATCACAATAGTGCCGTTTCACAGTCGATTGGTGTCATCATAA
- a CDS encoding response regulator has translation MLDKMKILLIDDHPLMRRGIKQLLELDETFEVVGDAGSGAEGINLALQTSPDLIILDLNMKGLSGIDTLKALREENIDARIIILTVSDAKNDVFALVDAGADGYLLKDTEPDLLLRQIKRIAQGEVILSDSIKDLLLEQRPEQDPIDALTDRELEVLRLIATGLSNKQIAAQLFISEETVKVHIRNLLRKLNVHSRVAATVLYFQHKGT, from the coding sequence ATGCTTGATAAAATGAAAATATTACTTATTGACGATCATCCCTTGATGCGTCGTGGTATTAAACAATTATTAGAATTAGACGAAACCTTTGAAGTTGTTGGTGATGCGGGCAGCGGCGCTGAAGGGATCAATCTTGCCCTACAGACTTCACCCGATTTAATCATTCTCGATTTGAATATGAAAGGCCTATCGGGTATTGACACACTCAAAGCCTTACGTGAAGAAAATATTGATGCACGTATTATTATTCTCACCGTATCTGATGCAAAAAATGATGTGTTCGCTCTTGTGGATGCAGGTGCTGATGGATATTTACTCAAAGATACCGAACCGGATTTACTGCTCAGACAAATCAAACGCATTGCACAAGGTGAGGTGATTTTAAGTGATTCCATCAAAGATCTGCTACTAGAACAACGCCCAGAACAAGATCCAATCGATGCGCTAACCGATCGTGAGTTGGAGGTGCTACGTCTTATTGCAACTGGGTTATCCAATAAGCAAATTGCCGCTCAGCTTTTCATTTCAGAAGAAACGGTAAAGGTGCATATCCGCAACTTGCTACGTAAACTGAATGTACACTCACGGGTTGCTGCTACT